A stretch of the Malus domestica chromosome 08, GDT2T_hap1 genome encodes the following:
- the LOC103440716 gene encoding nucleoid-associated protein At4g30620, chloroplastic-like, producing the protein MASTSALTSRLSNFHRLTDSQEHLSFREVVNSHPSCPSIVSWPGVKTGRAPRSSRVYGLFGGGKKDNAEKGDDAASKAGIFGNMQNLYETVKKAQNVVQVEAVRVQKELAAAEFDGYCEGEIIKVTLSGNQQPVRTEITEAAMELGAEKVSELVTEAYKDAHQKSVMAMKERMSNLAQSLGMPPGLGELK; encoded by the exons ATGGCGTCGACCAGTGCTTTAACCTCCCGGCTTTCCAACTTCCACCGCCTCACCGACTCCCAGGAGCACCTCTCTTTCC GTGAAGTAGTAAACTCACATCCATCATGTCCTTCAATTGTTTCTTGGCCTGGTGTTAAGACCGGGAGGGCGCCCCGTTCCTCCCGTGTGTATGGCTTATTTGGAGGAGGAAAAAAGGATAACGCTGAAAAGGGTGATGATGCAGCTTCAAAG GCTGGAATATTCGGTAATATGCAAAATCTGTATGAAACAGTTAAGAAAGCTCAAAATGTAGTACAAGTTGAAGCAGTGCGTGTGCAGAAAGAGCTTGCTGC GGCAGAGTTTGATGGTTACTGTGAAGGTGAGATAATAAAG GTAACCCTTTCTGGTAACCAGCAACCCGTACGCACTGAGATAACCGAGGCTGCTATGGAACTAGGAGCAGAA AAAGTCTCTGAATTGGTCACAGAAGCATACAAGGATGCGCATCAGAAGAGTGTCATG GCCATGAAGGAGAGAATGAGCAACCTTGCCCAGAGTTTAGGAATGCCACCAGGCctgggagaattgaaatga